The following coding sequences lie in one Megalodesulfovibrio gigas DSM 1382 = ATCC 19364 genomic window:
- a CDS encoding DUF362 domain-containing protein: MTHSPANPSRPVVAIARAAQVGESPAAYTDASLNVIRQLTAEVLSLATDLPGMVRGKTVLVKPNLVRPNPKNPFAVVTDERVLFALVELLKDAGAREIWIGDNPGYGLPLAEALAQLGEFKARLAGYGARLRFFDEEEQVVVDNPEATIFSPMILPKSLLDADVYINLPKMKTHMHALVTLGIKNQYGLILDDQRMFFHRNDLHVKMVDILRKVRPQLTLVDGIIAAQGQAPLSGSVVPDMNTLVAGEDIVAVDTVATSVMGIHPMEVAMLRLCRQEGLGETDVNNIDVRGRSIEEVRRQFTRPVISPQGAYDEVQCIEGGACNGCLSALRHSLDKLAGEGLLAGNPIQSVYVGKPMPDMVNLKKLRGPLWCFGSCAADLIFSQAERKPLSRFIPGCPPHILEFYKAYKQCMAEEAQS; the protein is encoded by the coding sequence ATGACCCATTCCCCAGCCAATCCCAGCCGTCCGGTGGTCGCCATTGCCCGCGCCGCGCAGGTGGGCGAGTCGCCAGCGGCCTACACCGACGCCAGCCTCAATGTCATCCGGCAGCTCACCGCCGAGGTGCTCTCCCTGGCCACGGACCTGCCGGGCATGGTCCGCGGCAAGACCGTGCTGGTCAAACCCAATCTCGTGCGTCCCAATCCCAAAAATCCCTTTGCCGTGGTGACGGACGAACGCGTGCTCTTTGCCCTGGTGGAGCTGCTCAAGGACGCCGGCGCCCGGGAAATCTGGATTGGTGACAATCCCGGCTACGGCCTGCCCCTGGCCGAGGCCCTGGCCCAGCTGGGCGAGTTCAAGGCCCGCCTGGCCGGCTATGGCGCACGGCTGCGCTTCTTCGATGAAGAGGAGCAGGTGGTGGTGGACAACCCCGAGGCCACCATCTTCAGCCCCATGATCCTGCCCAAAAGCCTGCTGGATGCCGATGTCTACATCAATCTGCCCAAGATGAAGACCCACATGCATGCCCTGGTGACGCTGGGCATCAAGAACCAGTACGGCCTGATCCTGGACGATCAGCGCATGTTCTTCCACCGCAACGACCTGCACGTGAAGATGGTGGACATCCTGCGCAAGGTCCGCCCGCAGCTGACCCTGGTGGATGGCATCATCGCCGCCCAGGGCCAGGCCCCGCTGTCCGGCAGCGTGGTGCCGGACATGAACACCCTGGTGGCCGGCGAGGATATCGTGGCTGTGGACACCGTGGCCACCAGCGTCATGGGCATCCACCCCATGGAAGTGGCCATGCTGCGCCTGTGCCGGCAGGAAGGCCTTGGCGAGACGGACGTGAACAACATTGACGTGCGCGGCCGCAGCATCGAGGAGGTGCGCCGTCAGTTCACCCGGCCGGTCATCAGCCCCCAGGGGGCCTATGACGAAGTGCAATGCATCGAGGGTGGGGCCTGCAACGGCTGCCTCTCGGCCCTGCGCCATTCCCTGGACAAGCTGGCCGGCGAAGGCCTGCTGGCGGGCAATCCCATCCAGTCCGTCTACGTGGGCAAGCCCATGCCGGACATGGTCAACCTCAAAAAGCTGCGCGGCCCGCTGTGGTGCTTCGGCTCCTGCGCGGCGGACCTCATCTTCTCCCAGGCGGAGCGCAAGCCCCTGTCCCGGTTCATCCCGGGCTGCCCGCCGCACATCCTGGAATTCTACAAGGCATACAAGCAATGCATGGCCGAGGAGGCGCAGTCATGA
- a CDS encoding bifunctional 3-deoxy-7-phosphoheptulonate synthase/chorismate mutase, producing MTPESALHELRARMGAVNLRLLESLLEYYQVARMIGQEKDRLHLPHFDARREAEMLGEILEANAASPARLPDDMLARIFKEIFKNSTEFMGVQQRKTLRVHRNSGAGDHVITLPHGRIGGGEAAIIAGPCSVEGRDQLYKTAKPLRDAGVRFLRGGAFKPRSSPYSFQGLEEEGLILLREVADELGMDVVTEVLSVKDVELVARYADVLQVGTRNMANFSLLKVLGSLHKPILLKRGMCATMEEAILAAEYIASGGNNDIMLCERGIRTFETWTRNTLDLAAVALFKQETTLPVVVDVSHALGRKDLVARMAFAALAAGADAVMFECHCHPAAALSDADQQLDMEQAVALVRHIRDCDACIPSSMK from the coding sequence ATGACCCCTGAATCCGCCCTGCACGAATTGCGCGCCCGCATGGGTGCCGTGAACCTGCGTCTCCTGGAGTCCCTGCTGGAATACTATCAGGTGGCGCGGATGATCGGCCAGGAGAAGGACCGCCTGCACCTGCCGCACTTCGACGCCCGCCGCGAGGCCGAAATGCTCGGCGAGATCCTGGAGGCCAACGCCGCCTCCCCTGCCCGACTGCCCGATGACATGCTGGCCCGCATCTTCAAGGAAATTTTCAAGAATTCCACCGAATTCATGGGGGTGCAGCAACGCAAGACCCTGCGCGTGCACCGCAATTCCGGCGCCGGGGATCACGTCATCACGCTGCCCCACGGCCGCATCGGCGGCGGAGAGGCGGCCATCATCGCCGGGCCGTGCTCCGTGGAGGGCCGCGACCAGCTCTACAAGACCGCCAAACCCCTGCGCGATGCCGGGGTGCGCTTTCTGCGCGGCGGCGCGTTCAAGCCGCGCTCCTCGCCGTACAGTTTTCAGGGGCTGGAGGAAGAGGGCCTCATCCTCTTGCGCGAGGTGGCGGACGAGCTGGGCATGGACGTGGTCACCGAGGTCTTGAGCGTCAAGGATGTGGAACTCGTGGCCCGGTACGCCGACGTGCTCCAGGTGGGCACGCGGAACATGGCCAACTTCTCCCTGCTCAAGGTCCTTGGTTCCCTGCACAAGCCCATCCTGCTCAAGCGCGGCATGTGCGCCACCATGGAGGAAGCCATTCTGGCGGCGGAATACATCGCCAGCGGCGGCAACAATGACATCATGCTCTGCGAACGCGGCATCCGCACCTTCGAAACCTGGACCCGCAACACCCTGGATCTGGCCGCCGTGGCCCTCTTCAAACAGGAAACCACCCTGCCCGTGGTGGTGGATGTGAGCCATGCCCTGGGACGCAAGGACCTGGTGGCCCGCATGGCCTTTGCCGCCCTGGCCGCCGGGGCCGATGCGGTGATGTTCGAGTGCCACTGCCATCCCGCGGCCGCCCTGTCCGACGCCGATCAGCAGCTGGACATGGAACAGGCCGTGGCGCTGGTCCGCCATATCCGCGACTGCGACGCCTGCATTCCTTCTTCCATGAAATAG
- the aroB gene encoding 3-dehydroquinate synthase: MHRLDVVLPAGPYAVEIAPGLLDSLGERLLPLRRQAWAVIADTTVASLYGQRLLTSLERAGLPCRLITFPGGEQHKALATVEALSRQLLESGLARDGGIAALGGGLVGDVAGLTAALYMRGIPYVQVPTTLLAMIDASVGGKTAVNLGAVKNCIGRFHQPAHVCIDPDVLHTLPGDEFASGLGELAKYAMMDKAFYGWVEKEISGEIVSPEPPCSGAAGAGSRANQHQPHLKRGPGGSAPWSPACLSASIAHCVGIKAGVVARDELESGERMLLNYGHTFAHGLETVLQFSRPHGWCVAQGMRLAAQLAVRLGLCDASLPNQQDALLHRLGLLDPFPAIAPKALLDAMQTDKKKQAGGLTFILPRAIGQLEVVRNIPDEDVLHAIALG; the protein is encoded by the coding sequence ATGCATCGTCTCGACGTCGTCTTGCCCGCCGGGCCCTATGCCGTGGAAATCGCCCCGGGCCTGCTCGATTCCCTGGGCGAGCGCCTGCTGCCCCTGCGGCGGCAGGCCTGGGCCGTGATTGCCGACACCACCGTGGCCAGCCTCTACGGGCAGCGCCTGCTGACCTCCCTGGAACGCGCCGGGCTCCCCTGCCGGCTCATCACCTTCCCCGGTGGCGAACAGCACAAGGCCCTGGCCACGGTGGAGGCCCTTTCCCGTCAGCTTCTGGAATCCGGTCTGGCGCGGGACGGCGGGATTGCAGCCCTGGGCGGCGGCCTCGTGGGCGACGTGGCCGGCCTGACCGCGGCCCTGTACATGCGGGGCATCCCCTATGTGCAGGTCCCCACCACCCTGCTGGCCATGATCGACGCCAGCGTGGGCGGCAAAACCGCCGTCAATCTTGGTGCAGTCAAAAACTGCATCGGCCGCTTCCACCAGCCGGCCCACGTCTGCATTGATCCGGACGTCCTGCACACCCTGCCCGGTGACGAATTTGCCTCCGGCCTGGGCGAGCTGGCCAAGTATGCGATGATGGACAAGGCGTTTTATGGATGGGTGGAAAAGGAAATATCGGGGGAAATAGTTTCCCCCGAACCCCCTTGTTCGGGTGCGGCTGGTGCTGGTTCGCGGGCGAACCAGCACCAGCCGCACCTCAAGCGGGGTCCAGGGGGGTCAGCCCCCTGGTCTCCCGCCTGCCTGTCCGCCTCCATCGCGCACTGCGTGGGCATCAAGGCCGGCGTGGTGGCCCGGGACGAACTGGAATCCGGCGAGCGCATGTTGCTGAATTACGGGCACACCTTTGCCCACGGGCTGGAGACGGTGCTGCAGTTTTCCCGGCCGCATGGCTGGTGCGTGGCCCAGGGCATGCGCCTGGCTGCGCAACTGGCCGTGCGGTTGGGATTGTGCGATGCCTCCCTCCCAAATCAGCAAGACGCCCTGCTCCACCGGCTGGGACTGCTTGACCCGTTCCCCGCCATCGCCCCCAAGGCCTTGCTGGACGCCATGCAGACGGATAAAAAAAAGCAGGCCGGCGGCCTGACCTTCATCCTGCCGCGGGCCATCGGACAGCTGGAGGTGGTGCGCAACATCCCGGACGAGGACGTGCTGCACGCCATCGCGCTCGGGTAA
- the groL gene encoding chaperonin GroEL (60 kDa chaperone family; promotes refolding of misfolded polypeptides especially under stressful conditions; forms two stacked rings of heptamers to form a barrel-shaped 14mer; ends can be capped by GroES; misfolded proteins enter the barrel where they are refolded when GroES binds) translates to MAAKEILFDTHARERLQRGVDKLANAVKVTLGPKGRNVVIEKSFGSPIITKDGVTVAKEIELEDKFENMGAQMVKEVASKTSDIAGDGTTTATILAQSIFNEGVKLVAAGRNPMAIKRGIDKAVAAIVAELGSFAKPTRDQKEIAQVGSISANNDPTIGNIIAEAMNKVGKEGVITVEEAKGLETTLDVVEGMQFDRGYLSPYFITDPEKMVCEMDEPLILVHDKKISSMKDMLPVLEQVAKMAKPLLIIAEDVEGEALATLVVNKLRGTLQVTAVKAPGFGERRKAMLEDIAVLTGGTLAAEEMGKKLENVTLEDLGRAKRVVIDKENTTIVDGYGESDAIKARIKQIRAQIDETTSDYDREKLQERLAKIVGGVAVINVGAATETEMKEKKARVEDALNATRAAVEEGIVPGGGVALVRCSKVLADVVALDDDEQAGVNIIRRAVQEPLRMIASNAGVEGAIVLEKVMGGTDGYGYNAASCEYVDLIAEGVIDPKKVTRIALQNASSVASLLLTTEAAIAEKPEPKKEAPAMPGGMGGMGGMY, encoded by the coding sequence ATGGCTGCCAAAGAAATTCTGTTCGATACCCATGCCCGTGAACGCCTGCAGCGCGGTGTGGACAAGCTCGCCAACGCCGTCAAAGTGACCCTCGGCCCCAAGGGCCGCAACGTGGTGATTGAGAAGTCCTTCGGCTCCCCCATCATCACCAAGGACGGCGTGACCGTAGCCAAGGAAATCGAACTGGAAGACAAGTTCGAGAACATGGGCGCCCAGATGGTCAAGGAAGTGGCCTCCAAGACTTCCGACATCGCCGGCGACGGCACCACCACCGCCACCATTCTGGCCCAGTCCATCTTCAATGAAGGTGTGAAGCTCGTGGCCGCCGGCCGCAATCCCATGGCCATCAAGCGCGGCATCGACAAGGCCGTGGCTGCCATCGTGGCCGAGCTGGGCTCCTTTGCCAAGCCCACCCGCGACCAGAAGGAAATTGCCCAGGTCGGCTCCATTTCCGCCAACAACGACCCCACCATCGGCAACATCATTGCCGAAGCCATGAACAAGGTGGGCAAGGAAGGCGTGATCACCGTTGAGGAAGCCAAGGGCCTGGAAACCACCCTGGACGTGGTGGAAGGCATGCAGTTCGACCGCGGCTACCTCTCCCCCTACTTCATCACCGACCCCGAAAAGATGGTCTGTGAAATGGACGAGCCCCTTATCCTCGTCCATGACAAGAAGATCTCCAGCATGAAGGACATGCTCCCCGTGCTGGAACAGGTGGCCAAGATGGCCAAGCCCCTGCTGATCATCGCTGAAGACGTGGAAGGCGAAGCCCTGGCCACGCTGGTGGTGAACAAGCTGCGCGGCACCCTGCAGGTGACGGCCGTCAAGGCCCCCGGCTTCGGCGAACGCCGCAAGGCCATGCTGGAAGACATCGCCGTGCTCACCGGCGGTACCCTGGCTGCCGAAGAAATGGGCAAGAAGCTTGAAAACGTGACCCTGGAAGACCTGGGCCGCGCCAAGCGCGTTGTCATCGACAAGGAAAACACCACCATCGTGGATGGCTACGGCGAATCCGACGCCATCAAGGCCCGCATCAAGCAGATCCGCGCCCAGATCGATGAAACCACCTCCGACTACGATCGCGAAAAGCTCCAGGAACGCCTGGCCAAGATCGTCGGCGGCGTGGCGGTGATCAACGTTGGCGCCGCGACCGAAACTGAAATGAAAGAAAAGAAAGCCCGCGTGGAAGACGCCCTGAACGCCACCCGCGCGGCGGTGGAAGAAGGCATCGTCCCCGGCGGCGGCGTGGCCCTGGTGCGCTGCTCCAAGGTGCTGGCCGATGTGGTTGCCCTGGACGACGATGAACAGGCCGGCGTGAACATCATCCGCCGCGCCGTGCAGGAGCCCCTGCGCATGATCGCCTCCAACGCCGGCGTCGAAGGCGCCATCGTGCTGGAAAAGGTCATGGGCGGCACCGACGGCTACGGCTACAACGCCGCTTCCTGCGAATATGTGGACCTGATCGCCGAAGGCGTCATCGACCCCAAAAAGGTCACCCGCATCGCCCTGCAGAACGCCTCCTCCGTGGCGTCCCTGCTGCTGACCACCGAAGCTGCCATCGCTGAAAAGCCCGAACCCAAGAAGGAAGCCCCCGCCATGCCCGGCGGCATGGGCGGCATGGGCGGCATGTACTAA
- the groES gene encoding co-chaperone GroES, which produces MKLKPLHDRVLVKRLEGEETTKGGIIIPDTAKEKPMRGEVIAAGPGKTDDDGDHIKMSVKKGDIILFNKYAGTEIKVDGVELLVMREDDILAIIED; this is translated from the coding sequence ATGAAGTTGAAGCCGTTGCACGACCGCGTCCTGGTCAAGCGTCTGGAAGGCGAAGAAACCACCAAGGGCGGAATCATCATTCCTGACACGGCCAAGGAAAAGCCCATGCGCGGCGAAGTGATCGCAGCCGGTCCCGGCAAGACCGACGACGACGGCGACCACATCAAGATGAGCGTCAAGAAGGGCGACATCATCCTCTTCAACAAGTACGCCGGCACCGAAATCAAGGTTGATGGCGTGGAGCTCCTCGTGATGCGCGAGGACGACATCCTGGCCATCATCGAGGACTAG
- a CDS encoding CvpA family protein produces the protein MLADFSLLDCILAGLCALFLVRGLMRGLLAEVAGLAGVVLGVWAATHYQARVFDVLRDLIQSEGWARIAAYLAVFIAAYMAVGITARVLRKLLDLAFAGWLDNLGGGLAGLTKGTVLALIVFFLADTFVPQSNFVQSSRLAPHAREYAGVLKTLLVNLKDAALPYAPLPNQLPGQFSEQFSRQGNTAPGQNQTLPQRQPLPPSRPLPSTPQQQG, from the coding sequence ATGCTTGCGGATTTCAGTTTACTCGATTGCATTCTTGCCGGACTCTGCGCCCTCTTTCTGGTGCGCGGCCTCATGCGCGGCCTGCTGGCCGAGGTGGCCGGCCTGGCTGGCGTGGTGCTGGGCGTATGGGCCGCCACGCACTACCAGGCCCGGGTTTTCGACGTGCTGCGCGATCTCATTCAGAGCGAAGGCTGGGCCCGCATTGCGGCGTATCTGGCGGTATTCATTGCGGCCTACATGGCGGTGGGAATCACGGCGCGGGTGCTGCGCAAACTGCTGGATCTGGCCTTTGCCGGCTGGCTGGACAACCTGGGCGGCGGCCTGGCCGGGCTCACCAAGGGCACGGTGCTGGCGCTCATCGTCTTTTTTCTGGCAGATACATTCGTGCCGCAGTCCAACTTTGTGCAATCGTCCCGGCTGGCGCCGCATGCCCGGGAGTATGCCGGCGTGCTCAAAACCTTGCTGGTCAACCTCAAGGATGCCGCCCTGCCTTACGCCCCCCTGCCGAATCAACTGCCGGGCCAGTTTTCAGAGCAATTTTCCCGGCAGGGCAACACCGCACCGGGTCAGAACCAGACCCTGCCGCAACGGCAGCCGCTCCCGCCTTCGCGCCCGCTGCCTTCGACGCCGCAACAACAAGGATAA
- the mazG gene encoding nucleoside triphosphate pyrophosphohydrolase: MDAFDNLRQVIARLLGPGGCPWDQEQTPPSLCDHLIEESYELVDAIRAGSADDAREELGDLFFLLCFIGACYEKQQDFTLEDSLQGIAAKMIRRHPHVFGDTEVRTQEELLRNWERIKRAEKTTEHGPAGLYDSLPPGLPPLLKAYRLHAKASRIGFTWPDTAAVEAKLQEEWSEFRQAVDQQDAAAMEQEFGDYLYTLVELGRRHGIKANAALDLANQRFLRRFQAMETLARERGLALDALSLAEQDALWNEIKTLE; the protein is encoded by the coding sequence ATGGACGCCTTCGACAACCTGCGCCAGGTCATCGCCCGGCTGCTGGGCCCTGGCGGCTGCCCCTGGGACCAGGAACAGACCCCGCCTTCCCTGTGCGATCATCTGATCGAGGAATCGTACGAACTGGTGGACGCCATCCGCGCCGGCAGTGCGGACGACGCCCGCGAGGAACTGGGGGACCTCTTCTTCCTGCTCTGCTTCATCGGGGCCTGTTACGAGAAGCAGCAGGATTTCACCCTGGAGGACTCCCTGCAGGGCATTGCCGCCAAGATGATCCGCCGCCATCCCCATGTGTTCGGGGATACGGAAGTCCGCACCCAGGAAGAGCTGCTGCGCAACTGGGAGCGCATCAAACGCGCGGAAAAAACAACCGAACACGGCCCGGCCGGCCTGTACGATTCCCTGCCTCCCGGCCTGCCGCCCCTGCTCAAGGCCTACCGGTTGCACGCCAAGGCCAGCCGCATTGGCTTCACCTGGCCGGACACCGCCGCCGTGGAAGCCAAACTGCAGGAGGAATGGTCGGAATTTCGCCAGGCTGTGGACCAGCAGGACGCCGCAGCCATGGAGCAGGAATTCGGCGACTACCTGTACACCCTGGTGGAATTGGGCCGCCGCCACGGCATCAAGGCCAACGCCGCCCTGGATCTGGCCAATCAGCGGTTCCTGCGCCGGTTTCAGGCCATGGAGACCCTGGCCCGGGAACGCGGTCTGGCCCTGGACGCCCTCTCCCTGGCAGAGCAGGATGCGTTATGGAACGAAATCAAAACGCTGGAATAA
- a CDS encoding carbonic anhydrase yields the protein MSKSLRMWMLVLALVAMPFVASALSEGPGVTAEQAMALLVDGNARFVRGDVIHPNQREDRRKGTSLNGQHPFVTVLSCADSRVPAEILFDRGIGDVFSVRVAGNVAAVDEIGTIEYGVEHLGTPLLVVLGHTQCGAVTAVVKGEQVGGNIPQLVAPIVPVAERVKAAMAGQEMNAVVAAAIEENVWQVIDDIFKGSPIVRHLVQEGKLSVQGAMYVLESGTVRFMGKHPAEERLLAYTGGPGGH from the coding sequence ATGTCCAAGTCGTTGCGTATGTGGATGTTGGTGTTGGCCCTGGTGGCCATGCCCTTTGTCGCCTCGGCGTTGTCCGAAGGCCCGGGCGTCACGGCCGAGCAGGCCATGGCGCTGCTGGTGGACGGCAACGCCCGCTTTGTGCGCGGGGACGTCATCCATCCCAATCAACGGGAAGACCGCCGCAAGGGAACGTCCCTCAACGGGCAGCACCCCTTTGTGACGGTGTTGTCCTGTGCGGACTCCCGCGTGCCGGCGGAAATCCTCTTTGACCGTGGGATCGGCGATGTCTTTTCCGTGCGCGTGGCCGGCAACGTGGCGGCCGTGGACGAAATCGGCACCATTGAATACGGCGTGGAGCACCTGGGCACCCCCTTGCTGGTGGTGCTGGGCCATACCCAGTGCGGCGCGGTGACGGCCGTGGTCAAGGGCGAGCAGGTGGGCGGCAACATCCCGCAGCTCGTGGCCCCCATCGTGCCCGTGGCGGAACGCGTCAAGGCAGCCATGGCCGGTCAGGAAATGAACGCCGTGGTGGCCGCCGCCATTGAGGAAAACGTCTGGCAGGTCATCGACGACATCTTCAAGGGCAGCCCCATCGTCCGCCACTTGGTGCAGGAAGGCAAACTCTCCGTGCAGGGCGCCATGTACGTGCTGGAATCCGGCACGGTGCGCTTCATGGGCAAGCATCCTGCGGAAGAACGCCTGCTGGCCTACACCGGCGGTCCGGGCGGACACTAG
- the cmk gene encoding (d)CMP kinase, with the protein MPAVITLDGPAGVGKTTLARRLAAALGVAFLDTGAMYRAVAMSLGENGWELPEAEIAERLSRLCFSLHGSGEETALAMDGFALGDELRSEEVGRWASLVARLPVVRQCLVTAQRQMGSAKSLVAEGRDMGSVVFTQAACKFFLDARPEVRALRRYHQLLSLGQTPQPLEELVEALRIRDEQDRTRPISPLKPAEDAIIVDTSDLDVEEVFAQLQAQAAACLRR; encoded by the coding sequence ATGCCGGCCGTCATCACCCTGGACGGCCCCGCCGGCGTGGGCAAGACCACCCTGGCCCGCCGTCTGGCGGCTGCCCTGGGGGTGGCGTTTCTGGATACTGGCGCCATGTACCGCGCCGTGGCCATGTCCCTGGGGGAAAACGGCTGGGAGCTGCCCGAGGCGGAGATTGCGGAACGGCTCTCCCGGCTGTGCTTCTCCCTGCATGGCAGCGGCGAGGAAACCGCCCTGGCCATGGACGGCTTTGCCCTGGGCGACGAACTGCGCAGCGAAGAGGTTGGCCGTTGGGCCTCCCTGGTGGCCCGGTTGCCCGTGGTGCGGCAGTGTCTGGTGACAGCCCAGCGTCAGATGGGCAGCGCCAAATCGTTGGTGGCCGAGGGGCGGGACATGGGGTCCGTGGTCTTTACGCAGGCGGCCTGCAAGTTTTTCCTGGATGCCCGCCCCGAAGTCCGCGCCCTGCGTCGGTACCATCAACTCCTCAGCCTGGGCCAGACGCCGCAGCCGCTGGAAGAGTTGGTGGAGGCCCTGCGCATTCGGGACGAGCAGGACCGCACCCGCCCCATCTCGCCCCTCAAGCCCGCCGAAGACGCCATCATTGTGGATACATCCGACCTGGATGTGGAGGAAGTTTTTGCACAGTTGCAGGCGCAGGCGGCGGCCTGCCTGCGGCGCTAG
- the hisC gene encoding histidinol-phosphate transaminase, producing MTQTSSASSSPESACLQQTLRPQVQAFSAYVPGLSIAEIMERHGLAQVIKLASNENPLGASPVVMRRVRESAGSAFRYPQAGTPRLRKAIAAKLGVTPEMIVPGNGSDEIIDLLIRVRARPESEHFLAFSPCFSIYTLQSALQGVAARQVPLNPDFSFPFEQLASLATPQTALAFVTNPDNPSGHAVPAQAICQFVESLPHSCIVVVDEAYVDFALPVETYSMLPHLQKYPNVVVLRTFSKCYGLAGLRLGYGVMHPWLADALMRVRLPFSVNLLAEEAGLAALEDDVFYAETVRVVAEGREQLTAGLTALGCNVQPSLANFLLFRLPAGCALTARQVFEALLARGVIIRPLESYNLPDALRVSVGTAEENAVFLDALEAVLGNRS from the coding sequence ATGACACAAACTTCTTCCGCCAGTTCCAGCCCCGAGTCCGCCTGCCTGCAGCAAACCCTGCGCCCGCAGGTGCAGGCCTTTTCCGCGTATGTCCCCGGCTTGTCCATTGCAGAAATCATGGAACGCCATGGGCTTGCGCAAGTCATCAAGCTCGCCAGCAACGAGAACCCGCTGGGCGCCTCGCCAGTGGTCATGCGCCGCGTGCGGGAAAGCGCCGGCTCTGCGTTCCGCTATCCCCAGGCGGGCACGCCCCGGCTGCGCAAGGCCATCGCGGCCAAGCTGGGCGTGACACCGGAGATGATCGTCCCTGGCAACGGGTCCGATGAAATCATCGACCTGCTCATCCGCGTCCGCGCCCGGCCGGAAAGTGAGCATTTTCTGGCCTTCTCGCCCTGTTTCAGCATCTATACCCTGCAGAGCGCCCTGCAAGGCGTGGCGGCGCGGCAGGTGCCCCTGAATCCGGATTTCAGTTTTCCCTTCGAGCAGTTGGCCAGTCTGGCCACGCCGCAGACGGCCCTGGCGTTTGTGACCAATCCGGACAATCCCTCCGGCCATGCCGTGCCGGCGCAGGCCATTTGCCAGTTTGTGGAGTCGCTGCCGCATTCCTGCATTGTGGTGGTGGATGAAGCCTACGTGGACTTTGCCCTGCCCGTGGAAACCTACAGCATGCTGCCGCATTTGCAGAAGTACCCGAATGTGGTGGTGCTGCGCACGTTCTCCAAATGCTACGGTCTGGCCGGGCTGCGTCTGGGGTATGGGGTCATGCATCCCTGGCTGGCCGATGCGCTGATGCGCGTGCGGCTGCCCTTCAGCGTGAATCTGCTGGCAGAGGAAGCCGGCCTGGCCGCCCTGGAGGACGATGTTTTTTATGCCGAAACCGTGCGCGTGGTGGCGGAAGGACGCGAGCAGTTGACTGCCGGCCTGACCGCCCTGGGCTGCAATGTGCAGCCTTCCCTGGCGAATTTCCTGCTTTTCCGACTGCCGGCCGGCTGCGCGCTCACCGCGCGGCAGGTGTTTGAGGCCTTGCTGGCGCGCGGCGTCATCATCCGCCCCCTGGAAAGCTACAACCTGCCGGATGCCCTGCGCGTGAGCGTGGGCACGGCGGAAGAAAACGCCGTCTTCTTGGACGCCCTGGAGGCAGTGCTTGGGAACAGATCATAA
- a CDS encoding universal stress protein: MATIKKVLCALDFSEISPKVADYAKTIAGQFQAEIVALYAAPSLAQYVGFHVPPNSIDSFVGEIVAGAEKTMDDFLKEHFGDAPVRGKVVTGYAAEEILNAAEEEKADMIIMGTHGRKGIDLILFGSVAEKVVKSSSIPVLTIRPTAA, translated from the coding sequence ATGGCAACCATCAAGAAAGTGCTTTGCGCGCTGGATTTTTCCGAAATTAGCCCCAAGGTGGCGGATTACGCCAAGACCATCGCCGGCCAGTTTCAGGCCGAGATTGTGGCGTTGTACGCCGCGCCGTCCTTGGCGCAGTATGTGGGGTTCCATGTGCCGCCCAATTCCATTGATTCGTTTGTGGGAGAAATCGTGGCCGGGGCGGAGAAAACCATGGATGATTTTCTCAAGGAGCATTTTGGCGACGCCCCGGTGCGGGGCAAGGTGGTGACCGGGTATGCCGCCGAGGAAATCCTCAATGCCGCCGAGGAAGAGAAGGCAGATATGATCATCATGGGCACCCATGGCCGCAAGGGTATTGATCTCATCCTGTTCGGCTCGGTGGCGGAAAAGGTGGTCAAGAGCTCGTCCATCCCGGTGCTGACCATCCGGCCCACGGCGGCATAG